From Shewanella psychrophila, a single genomic window includes:
- a CDS encoding DUF4123 domain-containing protein: MNRFSSTSQLPSLEENSMPRWLVLDGALLPELEKQLVLLAHQHSVAVEYRALLLGTRWENVADVGPYLVGYFPALETWVQSQSLAAYRYGVVFASDADFSVLEAHWKVLIACEHSGLEGALSRLYDPVIMQHLLSSTDDIKLSAWLGPMQTLWLPEPIQQHYWQISQIQFNQTEQTQTQQIVEKPLDNAVFTDNEWLGLSQASLYYSARRLMPHLQLFFPAKRLATEADTHQFIVERLNELHTLGSVDEQLATYYLNVFCRLGNVLDSNTRYPEVRTCLLDHTQPLSGRLRQANFMSISFVLNPRSPVKVLS; encoded by the coding sequence ATGAACCGGTTTTCATCCACATCGCAACTCCCTTCTCTTGAAGAGAATTCCATGCCACGTTGGTTGGTATTAGATGGTGCGCTTCTGCCTGAGCTGGAAAAACAGCTGGTGTTATTGGCTCATCAACATTCAGTGGCCGTGGAATATAGGGCCTTATTGCTGGGGACCCGCTGGGAAAATGTGGCGGATGTCGGCCCGTATCTCGTTGGTTATTTTCCTGCGCTGGAGACGTGGGTTCAGTCTCAGTCCCTTGCTGCTTATCGATACGGAGTAGTATTTGCCTCAGATGCTGATTTTTCAGTGCTCGAAGCGCACTGGAAAGTATTGATCGCTTGCGAGCATAGCGGACTAGAAGGCGCACTCAGCCGCTTGTATGATCCGGTTATCATGCAGCACTTATTAAGCAGTACCGATGACATCAAACTGAGCGCATGGTTAGGACCGATGCAAACTTTATGGCTGCCCGAGCCGATACAGCAGCATTACTGGCAAATAAGCCAAATTCAATTCAACCAAACTGAACAAACTCAAACTCAGCAAATCGTCGAAAAGCCGCTTGATAACGCGGTATTTACCGATAATGAGTGGCTAGGGTTAAGTCAGGCCTCACTGTACTACAGCGCGCGGCGGCTCATGCCGCACCTACAATTATTTTTTCCCGCTAAACGATTAGCGACCGAAGCTGACACCCATCAGTTCATTGTGGAGCGGCTCAATGAATTGCACACGTTGGGCAGCGTCGATGAGCAACTAGCCACCTATTATTTGAATGTGTTCTGCCGATTAGGAAACGTGTTAGACAGTAACACGCGTTACCCGGAAGTCAGGACTTGCCTGCTTGACCACACACAACCTCTGTCAGGGCGGTTAAGGCAAGCCAACTTTATGTCTATCTCTTTTGTTCTTAATCCACGCTCCCCTGTGAAGGTATTATCATGA
- a CDS encoding type VI secretion system Vgr family protein yields MIAVGNGLRYHFSAESVSDDSFEVLAFDFKEGLSSPFEVKLTLLSRLDDLTPESIVDQTGLLTWYQAGSLQRQVHGIVSQFSKADTGHHHTQYHITLVPALSRLKLRQNSRIFQQKSVLSIIATLLTEMGIKDYAFSCDARFESQVREYCVQYRETDFDFISRLAAEVGLFYYFQHSEKSHTLVFSDSTTKQPHLDAPFPYNAVNGGAAEVPFVSSFSYQHQIKPASVTLKDNSFKKPQYSFLQTSTGKSLDFQRQDYEHFDYPGRYKDDESGIPFTQVHQEYLRRDAQLGVGKSNIMQVISGSKFDLMEHPDLNKEGDAALNRDWLMVTVTHKGEQGAAAEEANTQAVTTYGNTFTAILGNAPWQAEPNAKPLVTGPQAATVVGPKDEEIFCDEFGRVKVQFPWDRYGYSDDNSSCWVRVSQGWAGGRYGMMAIPRIGHEVIVSFLEGDPDQPIITGRTFHSTNQVPYPLPANKTRTVLKTQTHKGEGSNELRFEDEADKEEIYIHAQKDMNTLVENDQSTNIKHDAHLDIENERFTRIKANDHLTVEGESRTVVKQDVSLNIDGSLQQKVAKKSILEAGTEVHLKAGTKVVIEAGAELTLKVGGSFVKIDPAGVHLVGPAVNLNSGGSAGSGSGYTGALASLPGQVEAAVLAQGEVVQLPGATSIALPAINVEQQRKSLIEAAIKGKPVCVACEEAAS; encoded by the coding sequence ATGATTGCTGTTGGAAATGGATTGCGTTACCACTTTAGCGCCGAAAGTGTGAGTGATGACAGCTTTGAGGTGTTAGCGTTTGATTTTAAAGAGGGGTTATCATCACCCTTTGAGGTCAAGCTCACGTTGCTGAGCCGACTGGATGATTTGACGCCTGAGTCTATTGTCGACCAGACGGGGTTGCTCACCTGGTATCAAGCGGGTTCGCTGCAACGTCAGGTACACGGCATCGTCAGTCAATTCAGTAAAGCTGATACGGGCCATCATCATACTCAATATCACATCACCTTAGTGCCAGCGCTGTCGAGATTAAAGCTCAGGCAAAATAGTCGTATATTCCAGCAAAAGAGCGTGCTGAGTATTATCGCGACGCTCCTCACTGAGATGGGGATTAAGGATTATGCATTCAGTTGTGATGCCCGATTTGAGTCGCAGGTGCGTGAATATTGCGTCCAGTATCGGGAAACTGATTTCGACTTTATCTCCCGCTTAGCAGCAGAAGTGGGCTTGTTTTATTACTTTCAGCACAGTGAGAAGAGTCACACGCTGGTGTTCAGTGACAGCACCACTAAGCAGCCTCATTTAGACGCGCCATTCCCCTACAACGCGGTCAATGGCGGCGCTGCAGAAGTGCCATTTGTTAGCTCATTTAGCTACCAGCACCAAATCAAGCCTGCCAGCGTCACGCTCAAAGATAACAGCTTCAAGAAGCCCCAATACAGCTTCCTGCAAACCAGTACGGGTAAGTCATTAGATTTTCAGCGACAAGATTACGAACACTTTGATTACCCCGGGCGCTATAAAGACGATGAAAGTGGTATACCGTTCACGCAAGTTCATCAAGAGTACCTGCGCCGAGATGCGCAGCTCGGGGTCGGTAAAAGCAACATCATGCAGGTTATCAGTGGCAGTAAGTTTGACCTGATGGAGCACCCTGATTTAAACAAAGAGGGAGATGCAGCGCTAAATCGTGACTGGCTCATGGTGACCGTTACCCACAAAGGGGAACAAGGCGCGGCGGCGGAAGAGGCTAATACTCAAGCTGTCACCACCTATGGCAACACATTTACCGCTATCCTCGGCAATGCGCCCTGGCAAGCAGAGCCTAATGCAAAACCTTTGGTCACAGGCCCCCAAGCTGCAACTGTGGTAGGTCCCAAAGATGAAGAGATTTTCTGTGATGAGTTTGGCCGAGTAAAAGTACAATTTCCCTGGGACCGCTATGGCTATAGCGATGATAATTCCAGCTGCTGGGTGCGTGTTAGCCAAGGCTGGGCCGGTGGTCGGTATGGCATGATGGCCATTCCCAGAATCGGTCATGAAGTGATTGTCAGTTTCTTAGAGGGCGACCCAGACCAGCCCATCATTACAGGTCGCACTTTTCACAGTACCAATCAGGTGCCTTATCCGCTGCCTGCTAATAAAACCCGTACCGTATTGAAGACCCAAACCCATAAGGGCGAAGGCAGTAACGAACTGCGCTTCGAAGATGAGGCTGACAAGGAAGAGATATATATCCATGCCCAGAAGGACATGAACACCTTAGTTGAAAACGACCAGAGTACGAACATCAAACACGATGCCCATCTGGACATTGAAAATGAACGCTTTACCCGCATCAAGGCTAATGACCACCTTACCGTTGAGGGAGAGAGCCGCACTGTGGTCAAGCAAGATGTCAGCCTCAATATCGATGGCAGTCTACAGCAGAAAGTGGCTAAAAAATCGATATTGGAAGCCGGCACCGAAGTGCACCTTAAAGCGGGCACTAAGGTGGTGATTGAGGCGGGGGCTGAGCTTACGCTTAAAGTGGGTGGCAGTTTCGTTAAGATAGACCCCGCGGGCGTGCATTTAGTTGGGCCTGCAGTTAATCTAAACTCAGGCGGTAGTGCAGGCTCAGGCAGTGGTTATACCGGGGCATTGGCTTCGCTGCCTGGTCAAGTTGAGGCCGCGGTACTGGCTCAGGGAGAAGTGGTACAGCTTCCCGGCGCAACGTCGATAGCGCTCCCTGCTATCAATGTTGAACAACAACGGAAAAGCCTAATAGAGGCCGCCATCAAGGGCAAACCAGTCTGTGTTGCCTGTGAAGAGGCGGCATCATGA
- a CDS encoding Hcp family type VI secretion system effector gives MPTPCYISIKGQTQGHITAGAFTADSVGDIFVEGHEDEMLVQEFSHIVTVPTDPQSGQPSGQRIHKPFEFTVALNKAVPMMYNALASGEKISEVELKWYRTSIEGKQEHFFSTKLEGATIIDIKCHMPHCQDSNKADFTQLLTVSMAYRKIDWDHHTSGTSGADDWRKPIEA, from the coding sequence ATGCCAACTCCATGTTATATCTCCATCAAAGGACAAACCCAGGGACACATTACTGCAGGCGCTTTCACGGCCGATTCAGTCGGTGACATTTTCGTCGAAGGTCATGAAGATGAAATGCTGGTTCAAGAATTTAGTCACATAGTGACCGTGCCTACAGACCCGCAATCAGGTCAACCTTCTGGCCAGCGTATCCATAAGCCGTTTGAGTTTACCGTGGCGCTAAATAAAGCCGTGCCGATGATGTACAACGCGCTGGCGTCAGGTGAGAAAATCTCAGAAGTGGAGCTCAAGTGGTACCGCACCTCGATTGAGGGTAAGCAAGAGCATTTCTTCAGCACTAAGCTCGAAGGCGCCACCATCATCGATATTAAGTGTCACATGCCGCACTGCCAGGACAGTAATAAAGCAGACTTTACTCAGCTGCTTACAGTGTCTATGGCGTATCGCAAGATTGATTGGGACCACCATACTTCAGGTACATCAGGTGCTGATGATTGGCGCAAGCCAATTGAAGCATAA
- a CDS encoding lytic transglycosylase domain-containing protein gives MVAKIDITNGYYLIKRSAFCFGEADFYYHANSKLLGAIAKVESDYQSHAININRNSQSKTTSIDYGLIQINSHWFFRLSPFGVNKDNLLSDACNNVNIGAWVLSQNFSTHGYNWNSVGAYNAGFSAKTLTRRLTYIRKIKAALATLNRST, from the coding sequence ATTGTTGCAAAAATAGATATTACTAACGGTTATTACCTCATTAAACGCAGCGCGTTTTGTTTTGGTGAGGCGGATTTTTATTATCATGCTAACTCCAAACTATTAGGCGCCATTGCTAAAGTCGAAAGTGATTATCAATCACACGCCATTAATATTAATAGAAACTCACAAAGTAAAACAACCAGCATTGATTATGGATTGATACAAATAAATTCACATTGGTTTTTTCGCTTAAGTCCGTTCGGTGTTAACAAAGACAACCTATTATCAGATGCGTGCAACAACGTTAATATTGGTGCTTGGGTACTGTCTCAAAATTTTTCGACTCATGGTTATAACTGGAATAGTGTTGGCGCCTACAATGCCGGGTTTAGTGCTAAGACCCTTACGCGACGATTGACTTATATTCGAAAAATAAAAGCCGCGCTGGCCACCCTCAATCGGTCTACATAG
- a CDS encoding Tc toxin subunit A gives MSITDTKEQDSNIPASSLLKRSSLNASNGPTPSAEQLIEDAHFLDTLASLGQTSIFDITRLSRSRFIRRYDRKLDGSAGEIYDRATNLGLLQK, from the coding sequence ATGAGTATTACTGATACCAAAGAGCAAGACTCCAATATACCAGCATCTTCTTTATTAAAACGTTCATCCCTGAACGCTTCCAACGGACCTACTCCCTCCGCAGAACAGCTCATCGAGGATGCGCATTTTCTAGATACCTTAGCCAGTTTAGGGCAGACCTCTATATTTGATATTACTCGTCTTTCCAGATCACGTTTTATTCGCCGCTATGATCGTAAGCTGGATGGTAGTGCAGGTGAAATTTATGACCGAGCCACCAATTTGGGATTGTTGCAAAAATAG
- a CDS encoding lytic transglycosylase domain-containing protein, translating to MAFIFASMKKLIVLTALTSLNAHAFCFDEAGIYYHVNPKLLSAIAKVESDYQSHAININRNSKGKTISTDYGLMQINSHWFSRLSPFGVNKDNLLSDACYNVHIGAWVQSQNFSTHGYNWNSVGAYNAGFSAKTLTRRLTYIRKIKAALATLNQPNYSFPKT from the coding sequence GTGGCCTTTATTTTTGCGTCTATGAAAAAACTGATAGTACTGACCGCACTCACTTCATTAAACGCGCATGCGTTTTGTTTTGATGAGGCAGGGATCTATTATCATGTTAACCCCAAATTATTAAGCGCCATTGCTAAAGTCGAAAGTGATTATCAATCACACGCCATTAATATTAATAGAAATTCAAAAGGTAAAACGATCAGCACTGATTATGGATTGATGCAAATAAATTCACATTGGTTTTCTCGCTTAAGTCCGTTCGGTGTTAATAAAGACAACCTATTATCAGATGCGTGCTACAACGTTCATATTGGTGCCTGGGTGCAGTCTCAAAATTTTTCGACTCATGGTTATAACTGGAATAGTGTTGGCGCCTACAATGCCGGGTTTAGTGCCAAGACCCTCACGCGACGATTGACTTATATTCGAAAAATCAAAGCCGCACTAGCTACCCTCAATCAGCCTAACTACTCCTTCCCAAAAACGTGA
- a CDS encoding outer membrane protein OmpK, with the protein MNNKWIFVALLASPTAFAESLVHWSDFSVTGLYGDNFEVDPAEQTTITLETAGGWKYGDWFAFQDFIYFNGEPSDSNYANYGEYGTRFSASKMFDSKIGFGPLTDLSLALQYEQGSAAASTILYGIGSDWDVPGFSYLNVNVYQRTELSNSAGELGASDGWQLTPAWRIDFGDTGIVFDGFIDWVFSPSEDSYEPMLHINPQLKYDLGAAINGKSGQFYVGVEYDYWKNKYGIPNGIPGLEVDQSAFSLLLKYHL; encoded by the coding sequence ATGAACAATAAATGGATATTTGTAGCATTACTAGCAAGCCCAACAGCATTCGCTGAAAGCTTAGTTCACTGGTCTGATTTCAGTGTGACAGGTCTTTACGGTGATAATTTCGAAGTTGACCCTGCGGAGCAAACCACGATTACGCTAGAAACTGCTGGTGGATGGAAATACGGTGATTGGTTCGCATTCCAAGACTTTATTTACTTCAATGGTGAGCCAAGTGATAGTAATTACGCTAACTATGGTGAGTATGGTACTCGCTTCAGTGCGAGTAAGATGTTTGATAGCAAAATTGGTTTTGGCCCCTTAACCGATCTGTCTCTTGCACTGCAATATGAACAAGGTTCTGCTGCGGCAAGTACCATTCTCTATGGTATAGGTTCAGATTGGGATGTGCCTGGTTTTAGCTACTTGAATGTGAACGTCTATCAGCGCACCGAATTGAGTAATTCTGCGGGAGAACTAGGTGCCAGTGATGGTTGGCAGCTAACCCCTGCCTGGAGAATCGACTTTGGTGACACAGGCATAGTGTTCGATGGCTTTATTGACTGGGTATTTAGTCCGTCTGAAGATTCTTATGAGCCTATGCTGCACATTAATCCACAACTTAAGTATGATTTAGGTGCCGCGATCAATGGCAAGAGTGGCCAATTTTATGTCGGTGTCGAATATGATTACTGGAAGAATAAGTATGGCATACCCAATGGTATTCCGGGTCTTGAAGTTGACCAAAGTGCCTTCTCGCTCCTGCTTAAGTATCATCTATAA
- the pyrI gene encoding aspartate carbamoyltransferase regulatory subunit has product MKKQLQVEAIENGTVIDHIAPGQGIKILKFFELSKGEQRLTIGLNLPTRSGDFKDLIKIEHTVFDQNQANQLALFAPKATINVIEKFEVVDKFKVAIPERISGVLTCPNSNCISHNEPVDSRFNIKQESIGVKLKCHYCEKSFISGVFREFH; this is encoded by the coding sequence ATGAAGAAGCAGCTACAAGTTGAAGCCATTGAAAATGGAACTGTTATCGACCATATTGCGCCCGGGCAAGGGATTAAGATCTTGAAGTTCTTTGAATTATCCAAGGGAGAGCAGCGTCTTACTATAGGGTTAAATTTGCCGACCAGAAGCGGTGATTTTAAAGACTTGATTAAGATAGAGCATACGGTATTCGATCAAAACCAAGCTAACCAGTTAGCCCTGTTCGCGCCTAAAGCTACTATCAATGTGATCGAAAAATTTGAAGTGGTGGACAAGTTTAAAGTTGCTATCCCTGAGCGCATCTCAGGAGTGTTGACCTGCCCTAACAGCAACTGTATCAGCCATAATGAGCCAGTCGACAGCCGCTTTAATATCAAGCAAGAGAGCATCGGGGTTAAGTTGAAGTGTCATTACTGTGAGAAGTCATTTATTTCCGGAGTGTTCCGCGAGTTTCACTAG
- the pyrB gene encoding aspartate carbamoyltransferase, whose protein sequence is MSNPLYNKNIISISDLSRSELELIVSTANKLKQNPNPDLLKNRVIASCFFEASTRTRLSFETAVHRLGGNIIGFPDSGNTSLGKKGETLADSVKVISTYCDAFFMRHNQEGAARLASEFSSVPVINGGDGSNQHPTQTLLDLFSIYETQGTLDKLQVAFVGDLKYGRTVHSLTQALSLFDCEFHFIAPSALSMPDYIIDELNDKGCQFTLHDTLDGVVDNLDILYMTRVQKERFDETEYQHLKSSFILSAKMLEGVKDNLKVLHPLPRVDEITTDVDHTPYAYYFQQAENGVYARQALLALVLTNEYGDK, encoded by the coding sequence ATGAGTAACCCCTTATATAATAAAAATATAATCTCTATCTCCGACCTCTCTCGTTCTGAATTAGAACTTATTGTTTCTACTGCCAATAAACTAAAGCAAAACCCTAATCCTGACCTGTTGAAAAATCGGGTCATCGCTAGTTGTTTCTTTGAAGCCTCAACGCGAACTCGGCTATCTTTCGAGACTGCGGTACATAGGCTAGGGGGAAACATTATTGGTTTCCCTGATAGTGGTAATACCTCCTTGGGCAAAAAAGGTGAAACGTTAGCCGATTCAGTAAAGGTTATTTCAACCTATTGCGACGCGTTTTTTATGCGCCACAATCAAGAGGGAGCTGCTCGTCTTGCCAGTGAATTTTCATCGGTTCCGGTGATCAATGGAGGAGATGGATCGAATCAGCACCCGACTCAAACTTTACTCGATCTGTTCAGTATATATGAGACCCAAGGCACCTTAGATAAGCTGCAGGTGGCCTTCGTGGGTGATCTTAAATATGGCCGCACAGTACATTCTCTGACTCAGGCGTTATCTCTGTTTGATTGCGAGTTCCACTTTATTGCTCCCTCTGCCTTGTCGATGCCTGATTACATTATCGATGAGCTTAATGACAAAGGTTGTCAGTTTACTTTGCACGACACCTTAGATGGAGTGGTCGATAATTTAGATATCTTGTATATGACTCGGGTGCAAAAGGAACGTTTCGATGAAACTGAATATCAGCATTTGAAATCCAGTTTTATCTTGAGCGCTAAGATGTTGGAGGGAGTGAAAGATAATCTTAAGGTATTACACCCATTGCCAAGGGTCGATGAGATAACCACAGATGTAGACCACACACCTTATGCCTATTACTTTCAGCAGGCTGAAAATGGCGTATATGCCCGTCAAGCGCTACTTGCCTTAGTGCTGACCAACGAATATGGAGATAAGTAA
- a CDS encoding CBS domain-containing protein, with protein MRNLELFSTASIDHLLWSSDEDITKLSSPALSIFTDFDHSQPMVIDSSTHALEALEIMSKTHGYMRLVVDKNNGFLGVITKHRLLHRKMVKLANKFGSSLEELLVTDMMIPRDKLLALDYEQITTASVSDVVRALQQNGLHHILVVDHQQHHIRGLISANDVARKLRVPIDIEQPPSFMHIFKTAI; from the coding sequence ATGAGAAATTTAGAACTATTCAGTACCGCCTCAATCGATCATCTTCTCTGGTCATCAGATGAAGATATTACCAAATTGAGCTCACCAGCCTTGTCTATCTTCACAGACTTCGATCATTCACAGCCTATGGTCATCGACTCATCGACTCATGCACTCGAGGCTTTAGAAATCATGAGCAAAACCCATGGGTATATGCGTCTCGTTGTAGATAAAAACAATGGCTTCTTAGGCGTCATCACTAAACACCGACTTCTTCACAGAAAAATGGTCAAACTCGCGAACAAGTTTGGATCGAGTTTGGAAGAGCTCTTAGTTACCGACATGATGATCCCAAGAGATAAGTTATTGGCGCTAGATTATGAGCAGATCACCACCGCGAGTGTCAGCGATGTAGTCAGGGCTTTGCAACAAAATGGCTTACATCATATTTTGGTGGTTGATCATCAACAGCATCACATCAGAGGTTTAATTTCTGCCAATGATGTGGCACGAAAGCTTAGGGTACCCATTGATATTGAGCAGCCACCTTCATTTATGCATATTTTCAAAACTGCCATCTAA
- a CDS encoding DoxX family protein, producing MNLALITSGRVLLALYFLLPGIMKFVSWDMHVALMAEHNMVSIPLLLAAAGAFEILAALALMANRYTQAVSLMLAALVVIINFSLHDFWNYTGIEGAHEMQNFIKNLGILAGLLVLAGYS from the coding sequence ATGAATCTAGCATTAATCACTAGCGGTAGAGTATTGTTAGCCCTCTACTTTTTGTTACCTGGGATCATGAAATTTGTTAGCTGGGACATGCATGTGGCACTGATGGCTGAGCATAATATGGTATCGATCCCCTTATTACTGGCAGCGGCTGGAGCGTTCGAGATACTCGCTGCCCTGGCATTAATGGCCAATCGATACACACAAGCTGTGTCACTAATGCTTGCTGCACTCGTGGTTATTATCAACTTCAGCTTACATGACTTCTGGAATTATACAGGTATCGAGGGAGCCCATGAGATGCAGAATTTCATCAAAAATCTTGGTATTCTTGCTGGTTTGTTGGTTTTAGCTGGCTATTCATGA
- a CDS encoding organic hydroperoxide resistance protein, whose amino-acid sequence MKAIYQTKATASAGRNGNVETDDGKLSLSLSYPKEMGGSGESTNPEQLFAAGYSACFSNAILHVARETKLALTQAPVTATIAIGVREEGGFGLTAALSVTLDLPQEQAEQLVKAAHQVCPYSNAVRGNIDVALTVNGRLI is encoded by the coding sequence ATGAAAGCAATTTATCAAACAAAAGCAACAGCGAGTGCAGGTCGTAATGGCAATGTAGAAACAGATGATGGCAAGTTAAGCCTATCACTCAGTTATCCCAAAGAGATGGGGGGCAGCGGTGAGTCGACGAATCCCGAGCAACTTTTTGCAGCTGGTTACAGTGCCTGTTTCTCTAATGCTATTTTGCACGTTGCACGGGAAACTAAGCTCGCATTAACCCAAGCCCCTGTTACGGCGACAATCGCGATTGGTGTAAGAGAGGAGGGTGGTTTTGGATTAACTGCAGCACTATCAGTGACACTTGACTTACCCCAAGAGCAGGCTGAGCAATTAGTCAAGGCTGCACATCAGGTATGCCCTTACTCAAATGCAGTCAGAGGTAATATTGATGTGGCTCTGACGGTCAATGGCCGCTTGATATAA
- a CDS encoding lipid A deacylase LpxR family protein → MSCPLSRSNVFASGLTASLLLGIPVAHAGQWHIQLDNDIIFGDDGNYTNAIIFGWESQVLSDLSNAPVPAQWLGTLTFSQTDAEHAWGWKVSQQMWTPGLIEVAAPQVEDRPYAGYLAFEGHTASYSPRLVQKNWLSLGVVGPASANEQVQSFVHKVTGSSTPQGWQYQVENQVTMQAAYEVDALISRGSAFDSRFLGDTQWDVSGFSHSQLGNFRSQADLGLTLRWGTDLANSFGRLSQHAGQYGNFSATTKSSSFIVYSRAYLGYRFNDLTLEGSLPYDSQVELESRQAGINTGIIWAQPDWSIAWTFNTYTKEYQSDTDKWHGYGSLVVSWNL, encoded by the coding sequence TTGTCCTGTCCACTTTCTCGTTCCAATGTATTCGCTTCAGGTTTAACAGCGAGTCTACTACTGGGAATTCCAGTCGCTCATGCAGGCCAATGGCATATCCAACTCGACAATGACATCATCTTTGGCGATGATGGCAACTATACCAATGCCATCATTTTCGGCTGGGAAAGCCAAGTCCTTAGCGACCTGTCTAATGCTCCAGTACCCGCTCAATGGCTTGGAACGCTTACCTTTTCACAAACCGATGCTGAGCATGCATGGGGCTGGAAAGTCAGCCAGCAGATGTGGACACCAGGCTTGATTGAAGTCGCTGCACCACAAGTCGAGGATAGACCTTATGCTGGCTATTTGGCATTTGAAGGTCATACGGCGAGCTATTCACCCAGATTAGTCCAAAAGAACTGGCTCTCATTGGGGGTTGTTGGTCCGGCATCAGCAAATGAGCAAGTTCAATCCTTCGTGCATAAGGTCACTGGCTCATCCACTCCTCAAGGGTGGCAATATCAAGTCGAAAATCAAGTGACAATGCAGGCGGCCTACGAGGTCGATGCCCTTATCAGTAGAGGTTCAGCATTTGATAGCCGCTTTTTAGGCGATACCCAATGGGATGTCAGTGGTTTTAGCCACAGTCAACTTGGCAACTTCAGGAGCCAAGCTGATTTAGGTTTGACCTTGCGTTGGGGCACCGACCTGGCCAATTCATTCGGACGTTTGAGTCAACATGCAGGTCAGTACGGTAATTTTTCTGCCACGACCAAAAGCAGCAGTTTCATCGTCTATAGCCGAGCCTATCTAGGCTACCGCTTCAACGATCTCACCCTCGAGGGCTCTCTCCCCTATGATTCACAAGTCGAGCTCGAAAGTAGACAAGCAGGCATTAATACCGGCATTATCTGGGCCCAACCAGACTGGTCTATTGCATGGACATTTAATACCTATACCAAGGAATATCAGAGCGATACAGACAAGTGGCACGGCTATGGCTCGTTAGTGGTCAGTTGGAACTTATAA
- a CDS encoding response regulator, translating into MRKNINILVVDDTADCRLMLRAMLENDYCVAEVDSGDMCLVEVSKTMPDLILLDVDMPGISGFEACVQLRKEYPSESLPIIFVSGLDSYEERLAGYEAGADDYIIKPVEPEILFAKVANCLKQRQKMSAAKASATEAVSIAMEAMTVSSELGQVVQFIKDVQSIKNAEEVGCAMSNILSSFGMNSVARVDTGSIAYIGCDEESIEAKVLSRFVVHNERILSVGIRTVIRDPHIVLLIKDMPLDDEKRCGRFRDHLAVLMDIADAQLANIKTRNVMLEQRQQIFTQVISVAEEQIKRTSVRLFEHDKSSQGIMHGMVSELEGMLFGLGLEEDQEKKLMALADQTSLQLQETQGQTQVVSSELGAILESLYDFFNTLNEPTESDLS; encoded by the coding sequence ATGAGAAAAAATATCAATATTCTAGTTGTTGATGATACTGCTGATTGCCGCTTGATGCTTAGGGCTATGCTTGAAAATGACTACTGTGTGGCAGAAGTGGACTCCGGCGATATGTGCCTCGTCGAGGTGTCAAAGACAATGCCCGATCTCATCTTACTGGATGTCGACATGCCTGGAATTTCAGGGTTTGAGGCTTGCGTTCAGCTTAGGAAAGAGTATCCATCCGAGAGTTTACCTATTATTTTTGTATCGGGTTTAGACTCATATGAAGAGCGTCTTGCCGGATATGAAGCTGGCGCCGATGACTATATTATTAAGCCTGTCGAGCCTGAAATCTTATTTGCTAAGGTGGCTAATTGCCTGAAGCAGCGTCAGAAAATGAGTGCTGCTAAGGCGAGTGCGACCGAGGCCGTGAGTATTGCCATGGAGGCGATGACAGTCAGTAGTGAGCTCGGGCAAGTGGTTCAGTTCATCAAAGATGTGCAATCGATCAAGAATGCGGAAGAAGTTGGCTGTGCTATGAGCAATATTCTTTCTAGTTTTGGCATGAACTCAGTGGCTCGGGTCGATACCGGTTCAATCGCCTATATTGGCTGTGATGAAGAGAGCATAGAGGCAAAAGTCTTATCTCGGTTTGTGGTTCATAATGAGCGAATTCTCAGTGTCGGGATCCGCACTGTCATTCGAGATCCACATATAGTGCTACTGATCAAAGATATGCCCCTAGATGACGAGAAGCGCTGTGGTCGCTTTAGAGACCATCTAGCGGTATTGATGGATATAGCCGATGCACAACTCGCTAACATCAAGACTCGTAATGTGATGCTCGAGCAACGCCAGCAGATCTTTACTCAAGTCATCTCGGTGGCGGAAGAACAGATAAAAAGAACCAGTGTCCGTCTATTCGAACACGATAAAAGTTCTCAAGGCATCATGCATGGCATGGTTTCCGAATTAGAAGGCATGTTGTTTGGTCTGGGGTTAGAGGAAGATCAAGAGAAAAAATTGATGGCTTTGGCAGATCAGACATCCTTGCAATTGCAAGAGACTCAAGGTCAGACTCAAGTAGTAAGCAGTGAGCTTGGCGCTATTCTCGAAAGCTTGTATGACTTCTTCAATACACTTAATGAGCCGACTGAAAGCGATTTATCTTAA